A region of Streptomyces sp. NBC_01750 DNA encodes the following proteins:
- the nudC gene encoding NAD(+) diphosphatase: protein MSTTSNGTTHRPIGLTAPSGIDREAHHRLDEAWLAAAWSHPSTRVFVVSGGQALIDDTPDGRTELVMTPAFEAPVTETHRYFLGTDEEGARYFALQKDALPGRIDQSARPAGLREAGLLLSQRDAGLLVHAVALENWQRLHRFCSRCGERTVIAAAGHIRRCQACGAEHYPRTDPAVIMLVTDEEDRALLGRQVHWPEGRFSTLAGFVEPGESIEQSVRREVWEEAGVSVGEVEYIASQPWPFPSSLMLGFMARATSSEINVDGEEIHEARWFSREDLRAAFESGEVLPPYGVSIAARLIELWYGKPLPKPGEVA from the coding sequence GTGAGCACCACAAGCAACGGCACCACGCACCGCCCGATCGGTCTCACCGCGCCGAGCGGTATCGACCGCGAGGCCCACCACCGTCTCGACGAGGCCTGGCTGGCGGCGGCGTGGAGCCACCCGTCGACCCGGGTCTTCGTGGTCTCCGGCGGTCAGGCGCTGATCGACGACACCCCCGACGGCCGCACCGAACTCGTCATGACGCCCGCCTTCGAGGCCCCCGTCACCGAGACCCATCGCTACTTCCTGGGGACGGACGAGGAAGGGGCGCGCTACTTCGCGCTCCAGAAGGACGCCCTGCCCGGGCGTATCGACCAGTCGGCCCGTCCGGCCGGACTGCGCGAAGCGGGGCTGCTGCTCTCACAGCGCGACGCGGGCCTGCTGGTGCACGCGGTCGCGCTGGAGAACTGGCAGCGGCTGCACCGTTTCTGTTCACGCTGCGGTGAGCGCACGGTCATCGCTGCCGCGGGCCACATCCGGCGCTGCCAGGCCTGCGGAGCGGAGCACTACCCCCGTACCGACCCTGCTGTGATCATGCTCGTCACCGACGAGGAGGACCGCGCGCTGCTGGGCAGGCAGGTGCACTGGCCGGAGGGCCGCTTCTCGACGCTCGCCGGCTTCGTGGAGCCAGGCGAGTCGATCGAGCAGTCCGTGCGCCGCGAGGTCTGGGAGGAGGCGGGCGTCTCGGTCGGCGAGGTCGAGTACATCGCCAGCCAGCCCTGGCCCTTCCCGTCCAGCCTGATGCTGGGCTTCATGGCGCGGGCGACGTCCTCCGAGATCAATGTGGACGGTGAAGAGATCCACGAGGCGCGCTGGTTCTCCCGGGAAGACCTGCGGGCCGCATTCGAGTCCGGGGAGGTGCTGCCTCCCTACGGGGTCTCGATTGCGGCCCGTCTCATCGAGCTCTGGTACGGCAAGCCGCTGCCGAAGCCCGGAGAGGTGGCCTAG
- a CDS encoding mycoredoxin, translating into MQGSVTMYSTTWCGYCRRLKSQMDREGIAYTEINIEQDPHSAAFVEKANGGNQTVPTVLFADGSTLTNPSLAQVKQKISV; encoded by the coding sequence ATGCAGGGTTCTGTGACGATGTACAGCACGACGTGGTGCGGCTACTGCCGTCGGCTGAAGAGCCAGATGGACCGCGAGGGCATCGCGTACACCGAGATCAACATCGAGCAGGACCCGCACTCCGCGGCCTTCGTCGAGAAGGCCAACGGGGGTAACCAGACCGTTCCGACCGTGCTCTTCGCGGATGGTTCGACGCTGACGAACCCCTCGCTGGCCCAGGTCAAGCAGAAGATCAGCGTCTGA